Within Vicia villosa cultivar HV-30 ecotype Madison, WI linkage group LG1, Vvil1.0, whole genome shotgun sequence, the genomic segment CCAATACTGAAACTGATACTAATGTGGTAGGCTTAGATGAGTACTCTGACGATGAATTACTTACCTCCTTGAATCCTAGTGTAGCCAACAGGCTAATGACAAGAAGAAAAGGCAAAGCTGTTGTCCAAAGATCACCTAAAAGGAGCACTCAAGTGAAAAACCCTGCCAAAGATGTTGTCAGGAAGAAGAGTACCTCTGCAGGTCCTATCAAGAGCAAAGTTGTAACCAAGAGTAAAGGGGTTGGTCCATCAAAATCTTGGAGTAAGGTCATTCCAAAGAAAATAAAGGAGCAGGAAATTGTTAAACCTGAATCTGATGTTGAAGTGAATGTCCCTGACACTCCATCGAGGAAGAAGTCTGCAACCAGCAAGCTTGCTGCTAATATTCCTGAAGTTCCCATTGATAATGTGTCATTCCACTATGCCTCTAGTGCCAGCAGATGGAAGTATGTTCTCCAAAAGAGATTGGCTGTTGAAAGGGAATTGGCTCCAAATGCTCTTGAGAACAAGGAGGTCTTAGAGCTGATTCAAGAAGCTGAACTGCTAAAAACTGTTTGCAGTCTTCCCAAATGTTATGAGAAGCTGGTCAAAGAATTTGTGGTGAACCTATCTGAAGATTGTGGCAACAACAGGAGTGTAGACTACAGAAAGGTGTTTGTGAGAGGTAAGTGTGTATCATTCTCTTCGTCTCTGATTAATAAATTCCTGCGAAGAACAGATGAAGCTCAAACTGAGCTGGAAGTAACAGACAACCAAGTCTGTCAAGTGATCACAGCCAAGCAGGTAAACAGCTGGCCCCTGAAAGAGAAGCTAACTGCAAGTAAGCTGATCATCAAGTATGCAATGCTTCATAAGATAGGAGCAGCTAATTGGGTTCCAACAAATCACAAGTCCGCTATCTCAACTGTGCTTGGCAGATTTCTGTATGATGTAGGAACATATAGAGCATATATTTTTGAGCATATGGAGAATATATTTTTGACCAAACTATGAAGCATGCTGGAAGCTTCAGTATTAAGGGTCCAATTGCTTTTCCATCCCTCTTGTGTGTTATAATTTTGGATTAGTATTTAAACATTCTCAATGAACATGATGTAGTGTGCAAAAGAGAAAGTCCCTTGGCCTTCCATTACAAACTGTTTCAGGGTAAGCATGTTCCAGACATTGTCATGACATCAGCTGAAACTTCCAAATCTGAAGCATCTGTCAGCAAAGCAGAAGTCATAGCAATgctaaaagagacttgagaagaACTGGAATCTAGAAAAATATCTCTTGAAAAAATGATACGTACACTGGAAATGGATGAGAATGAGGAATTTGCAGATACTGAAGAGATGAAAGATAAAGATGAACACGAATTGGAAGAAGAAAGTGCCAGTCCGGCTGATGACTCTGAGAAAGAAAGTTCTTCAGACACCTCAAGTGGGTCTGAATCTGGGCAGTAATTGCAGCTGGAGtcctgtttgttttgttttgttttgtttttgtttgatttgttctcCTTCAATTAGTTCTGtctgttttatttgatttagttcAGTTTAAATTTTTGCTGAACTTATTTAAACTTGGTGAGGGAGAAGACATTTTTTTGTGGCTTTGACaacatttgtggccaaacagggggagaagtaaaatacatgtcaccccagaacaacaataatggtggttgtgtgtgatcaacaatacttatttgcttatttttgtgttgatctgtttgtgcttgtgctactcttgtggctGTTTGTTTAGTTTGTCtaagcactgtgtgcatactggtgatgtatgtTGTCTGTTTTGTATTAGCTTATTTTTATTGTGTTTGGTTATCTTGTGTCCGCTGCAAGTatttctctggtatggtgtgacaagttgttttagccaaaaatttgccaaaggggaagattgaaggtgttttcatgttggctccattaatggtaaaacatacctggttgatattgtattatgcagtttgcatatgtgtgaagctaatacaggttttgtagtgatTGTCAcaatcgatgtcatgacatccgtgtgtgacagcaggagctgttattatttattaaatgtgtttcctgatttatctcaattatcagtttaggaaaccttttattgagtGTTGAATATTTCGTCCAAAAGATCCTGCTGACTGCATATTTTGTAACAGACAGATGGCGTGTGatttaggttaacttggttaaccctattttgtttcttaaaaagcccaaggcccaagactgcatatataAAGGACCgcaatcctattttggaacgcagacagaaggttttgtattgtgaagaactgttgttctgtagctgtctcgtgtgatccaagcaattgtccttgatgattgcgttggaatagtttgtgtttgtttaatgtcactctaagcttttaagcacgagtgtgtgtctcttgattgaagcttttaagcagatcaaggtgtgtttttgaagagtgtcttctctctgtaattgttatttgtttatgtgcaatcactgctgtgattgagggggagtggaatggagatattccatatctagggagaacctaggtagaagggtcattgggtagtgaataagtgagaagttgtaaacgggggagtttagctttgaattgatactactaatagtggacttcatccctggcttggtagcccccagagtaggttgtttgaactgaactgggtaaacaattttgtgtgttctttattgtttttatgttctTCTGTTATTACTATAtgtgctgcgtaattgtggatgtcataacatccagtctGACATCGAgcatgtgttactagaattttcacaaGGCGTTCTAGGATACATTTGGGGAGCACGCTTTTCATTGTAAGGAGCTTGCAGGATTCAAATACTGACCTTGTTAGGGATatcttatttgatatatttaggcGTGCAAAGGTATTTGTGAAGAAAGAGGCGCATGTGAACTTCTTGACTGATCCACATGAGGGTAGATTATCTCTTAGGTCAGCACATGTTTTGGTGTATAGATGGGTAGTTGGAAAACATGCTTGTGTAGACTTGACTGGAATTTTCCCACTGGTGGGATTAAGTCTGGAGATTTTACTGTGAGACAGACAACTCTTAAGGCCGCTTCAGGTAAAGTGGCCAAGCATGACAAAGCGTGTTCCGTCAATCAACATGCTTTCATACCATTTTCCTTTGACACTTTTGGATTTTAGCGCCTGAAGCAGTGAATCTTTTACAGAGAGTGCAAAGGGTCATGCATAGTAATGATGTGTCACATAGGACAATGAATGTGGTTTTTAAGAGGATCGGTTTTGCTATCCAAAAAGGAGTAACGGCGTAACTTTTTGTTTGTTTTCCTGCTATTTCTATAGAAATCTTAAttttaatgaatatttttttatttatgagtagaaacttaaataattttccaaagagaatccaagaaacgCGTAGAAGATTCAATAAGtagaaagaaaatgaatgaatttgGCGCTTTGGAAATTCAAGAGCGTAAAGCAAAAAGAATTCGAGAGCGTAAagtaaaagaatgagaaaggaaaAACTCAAAAGTATATTTTTGGTGTATTTTGTATTTGGTATCATTCATCTAGTTGATCCATTCCGCTTTCTAACTACCTTAGCTGAATTAAGTTACGTAACTGCTTTTTCTTTCTTGAGTCACTATGGTTGAATCATCTCAGGTTGCTCAAGCTGCACCAATCAGTAGCATGATCCACACTTACAGATCTTTGCTTTCAGTGCTTCTTATTTGTCTTCTTCACATTATTTCGGACCAAAAATCTCGATCAAGTTGTAGAAAAACAACTATCTATTATGAAATTAACAAGTAGAGGGTGTCATTCTCGCTCAAAGAGTGTACAAATTAGTAGTGAACCCTTTTATTATTCAGAAGTTCAATACTGCACAAGATCAATCTGAAGACAAAGTTTCGAATGAGTATGAAGAATGGATAGTGCAAGATCAAGCTATTTTCATAAAGCTTCTCTCTACCATTTCAGAATATCTGCTACCTCGTGTTCTCCCATGTAAGCATGTATTTAAAGTTTGGGATAAGATTCACAAGTATTTCAATGCGCATATGAAAGCTCGAGTTCGTCAAAGTCGTGTTGAATTGAAATCCATCAAGAAAGATAACAACTCCACCACTGAATATGTTCTATGAGTTAAAGATATCACAAATTTGTTGTCTGTAGTTGGAGATGTTGTCTCTGAACAAGATTAAATTGAATCTATTCATGATGGGCTCCCTGAGGAATATAATTTATTTGTGATTCATATGTATGGCACTGTTGAGCCTCAATCTCTCTATGATGTGGAAGTTCTCCTATATGTTCAAGAGGCTAAGCAAATATAGCGTATGCAAATCATCAAATAGGTGGTGTTTGTGACAATCCTTATAGCAGTTAGGGTCGAGGACAAATGCAACTTGGTAAAGGTCATGGTAGAGGATGCTTCTCACTTGGAAACAAACCTACATGTCAACTATGTGATAAATATGGACATGGTGTAATTGACTGTTGGCATAAATTTGATGAGCATTTCACTCCTACACCAGTAAAatccaaagcaatagagtttttaGATGCTTCTACTGATAAACTTGAAGCCTTAACTTCTAATCATCAAGCATTAACTATGATGTCAACTGCTCATGAGTATTCCTTGCCTATGGATCTTGAAAGCCAAGCTTGGTTTGCTGATTGAGGTGTTACACATCACCTCCCACCAAATTCTTCTTACTTGCATACCAATAAATCTTATTCAAGTAGTAGTCAAGTATGTGTACCAAATGGTTCGTCTCTAACTATAAACTGTGTAGGGTCATCTTAAGTTTATGAGCAATATTGTCATATATACACTCTTTCTCTTAATGATATTCTTCATGTACCTTGCATTATAAGAAATCTATTATTAGTCTCAAAGTTCTCAAAAGATAACAAAGTTGTTTTTAAGTTCATTGCTGACTATTGCTTTATCAAATCCCAGGTTTCTCAGTTCACTCTACTTGAAGGTTTTATTTGATTCAAGGGGATTGTATTGCTTTTCACAATTGGTTATGGATACTTTAAGGGGATGTCTTTAATGCATCACCAAAGTTCCTTTCCTCTTTGTACAAATGCAAATTCCATTTCTTGTTCAATTTTTTCTGATTTAAATAAACCTAACAATAGCCTTTTGTGGCATTATAAACTATGTCATGCACATTTCTCGGGCATTAAGCTAGCTCTTAGACATTGTAacattttaattttgaataaatcagACACTTTTTTCTGCAAGTCATGTTGTGTAGGAAAGTCCTATAGGATACATGCCCTTCTTTTTTCAACTATTTTAAAGTCTCTTTTGATGTTGTGCATACAGATTTGTGGGGAATGTACCATTTCcctcaaattttgattttttatattatattgctTTTGTTGATGCATATTTAAAATATATCTGGATCTATTTCCTGAAACATAAGTCTGAAGCTCTTTATGCTTtcgaaatatttttggagtttgttCATACTTAGATTATGGGTGGGGGAGTTTTGGCCTTTTACCAAGTATCTCATTAAAGTAGGCATTTCTCATAGACTTACTTGTGGAAagaaaatatatgcatattatagagaagcttaactattaaaaaaaggaaaatagaattATAGAGAaggaaattttaaagaaaaagtataaaaaagaaaaaaaaaatttagtctaCATGTTATTAAGACTAAATTTGACAAATATTAATggtcaaaatcaaacaattgaaatttGGATGGTCAAATTCAATTATTTTGAAAACTTAAAtgatcaaaatcaaacaattaaaacttaaaaaaccaaaatcaaacaattgaaaattttaataggACAAAATTGCATTTAAACCGATAAAAAATGTAAAGCATGTATGAATAAAAACACCTCACTATAATGAacaagagaaaatgggtgatgcactgacagtgtaaaatatttttacactgtcaaccaatcaccacccatgtatccaattaaactatttttttattaaaaaaaaacttaatgacatggcacatttatgattttctattggatgacagtgtaaaattattttacactgtcagtgcactaccttttaactcaatgAACAATCTCTCAACGTTTTGAACTAATATGATTAACAAATTCAAGTCTCTTGAGTTTTCaataatttcaattaatttaactattcgTTTCATAGAACCTTGCCCTTCTAACGACCAACTTGAGGGCATATTCAGTTTTAGTGAGAGATGTGACCACTTTTCATAATTAAATCTGAGTGTTTGTTTAATTTGACAGTTACAATATTGATTTTATAATGCATTGTTTTTTAATGTTAAAttagttttttatattaaaaatatattatacagATTAAGAAAATTACATTACCCTATTTCCAAACATTCATATTAAACTATTTACAATGGaggtgttgaatttttttttcaaatagttGAATTGGTACAATGGTGTGTTGAATCATATGTTCAAAGTGATGTGGATTATTTAGTGTTGAATAAGAAATTAGTGGGGGCCACATAATATTTTTGGcaaattattattggttgttgtgagtgtttatatttttatttcatgataattatttaatgtcatttattttatagtaaataaattttttatttatttttattttcaccaaaattcatcatttttttttttgtctataaatagagacttggttcatttgatttggacacaccaaaaaattccacttttttcataatttttcataatttcaattgataataatattaatatataattaataatattaaaattcatcatttttcataatttcgattgataataatattaatatataattaataatattaaaattcatcatttttcataatttcaattgataataattaattttaatatataatcataaaacaaaaatataaaagaaaataagaatatgaaataaaagtagtggggtagggtgttgaattttattaaacaaaactattgtagtgagtaaaagttaaatgtgtgttgaattattaaGTGGAAGAGAAAAGATCATGTGgaatataaaaagtgaaaaagtagggtgttgaatttggaaACCATTTTAAATAGTACCATCCCTATTAAAGATCCAAATCCAAACATCGTGTAATGCCAAAACCTGAGTTTGGTTTCTGGTTGATGCTGATGAGTGATGACGAAGGAGGATAGTTTCGATGGACAAGACGTGTGACCGAATTGAACAAATCCAACGGTTGAAAATCTGGCATGGGGAATAGAGATGAAGATGGATCAATAGAATATCAGTCTTCGTTCAAAAGCACAAAATTCAAGGTAGTTTGGGTGCCTGACACGAAGGCAGAGTGCATTGCTCACGGTGGCTGGGATGCAGGCCCAACAGTAAAACGTCTCGTCTTGCTAATTGTGATCAAACTATTCAAAGTGTGCGCGCGGTTTTCCGTGCTAACGTTATGAACTGTTCTTGCACCAATAGCATATCCTATCACCATTTTGTGTTTCTTGCTCTTGTATAGGTAACAAACATATGCTCCTTATTTCTAAAACAAACCATTCTTTTAATAACGATTAAAGtaataagaaaatatataattaaaatataaatagactttatttaaaatttatttgaaacaattttctttcttttgtttgtaattatatttgatttaaaatttatttaaatttatattttgtattattttgttgtgagtgGTAATTATATTAAGAATTTAAATGTaaagaattaaaattatgatattttgaaattttttaacattggggtgttgtgatattttttagatACTAAGTCATTTGTttcgaccgatttaataaatatgtaGTATTGTAATAGAGTCCgatttattcaaccgagttattcaGTTTAATCTGATTTAGTCATGCTGATCGACCGGTGATCTAATGGTTCAACCAATAAACTAGTGACCCAATagcctcaccggtttgatgaccggtctgatttttaaaaaactaatttgACGAAGGGAGCTTATAGCATGATGAAGAACACGCATATTAGGAGTGAGTCGGACATTAAACTGTAGGGTGAAGTAAGGAAAGTTCACTTTTTCTTTTTACGTTTTTGGACTCTAATTTTATAGAACGAAATTCTAATAATTTAGAACTCGTGCCGAGAGTTCGTAATACTGTCTAACTGTTGTTTTCACCGAGAATATTCGATACTCTAGATGAACTAAGGTCCACAAAGTCCAGCTAAACAAATTAGAAGGTCAGGTTAACTCATCCAATCTAAAACCAACATAAGATGAACaatcaaataaaaatacttaaaacttagatgagaaatgctagcaacactctcttttcaacactctctccaacACTCACCTTCTTATTGGTTCAAACATGTAtgggtcctaccactttatgtgggatTCATTTCCAAAAtgagggacccacacatgttCTAACCAATAATAAAGTGAGTATTagagagagtgttcaaaagagagtgttgctactAGCTAGCACTCCTCAACTTAGATATTTCTTTCGGGACAAATTAATATACATTATGGATTAGATTCATGCATGAGAACTGTTTTTTAATGACCATTAATGAATCTCGCACAATCAAGAAAACAATAGTCTATGGTCTTAATGGCTTTTAATGAGTCTTAATGCACTAAATATCATAAGCGATCAGGCGAagaattaattattttcaatgaaacaaattatttttagggtcatgctaacgagtgcccccggggcactctttaaggatactaaataaagaaaatattctttacaaaagtcaatatttcaaaTTCCAATACATTTTCAATGCAATAAATACACGCATTTTAAGAAAAACTTACCACTTTAATTACTTAaagagtgccccaggggcactcgttagcatttcccttatTTTTAATGCACATAGAACATACTAGTATATGATTTTCTCTACAATAGTAACATTTAACTCATACACAATCCatcttattattatattaatttattcaattttttaatataattttcaattttttttttagtttatacaTTATGTTACTTCAATTCATAAATTAATATGGatttctatttttgttatttctatttattttgaatttaagttGTGATTTATCAATCTTGTAAAGTTGTGATTTGAACTAACTCGTGTATCAAATGATTCATAGAGAATGATTTGTGATAATATTTTGTCGTTCCCTCGAAAAGGGGAGTTTTCTTCTCAAGTTTGTTTGAGATTTAAGGTGGTACACTTTTAAGAAGCTGAAAATTCGGAAAATTCTTATTGACCCTCTAAATAAGTGGCttattattttctcaaatcattaataatattattactaatgaAATATTTGAGTTTCTAGcatttttttggagaaggggtgTTATTTGAATTAAAAGAGAATGTTAAAAGTTGAAACGAAGGCAAATAATTGATTAGCCTAATCGATAATATGCCCTATGCGttcaaatttcaaatgaaatCAGATTGTATCCTTGCCtccaagaaaataaaatcagagcATTGATGGAGAACGCGCGATATCTTCAAAATTATCATCAAATAGTCGACTAGGTCCATCCAAAAATTAATTGTGAGGCATGTTTTGGAAAGTTTTAGTTATGAGCTTATATGTGAAAAATATTCAAGGGTTGTATGGAGGTTTTGCATGCCTAAATCATCAGAAGCAATAAAATAAATCGGTAATCATATTCCTTTATTTTGAATcatatttttctctcttcttgTTCATTCTTTGTATTCTTTTATGAATTTTACTATGCGCAATTACTATCATAATCCATGGTTCCAACTAGAATCCTCCCCATTGGAatctcttcttcaagaagatTGTTCTTAAAAGGATCATCCTCGAGAAGTCAAGAAAGTAAGGGAATGTCCAACTGTAAAGTCTTACGACCCGTTGTTATTGGATAAACTTTTCTCAATAAATTTAAATTGTATGAGAACATATATATGTCGGGGATTTCTAAGAGAACTCTTAACCAAAATACTAGATCGAGTGTTTATGGATCTTGTAAGATAGTGTTACTCAAACCTATAATTGGAAAATCTATACCTGAAGACATTTGTAAAAGGAATGAAGATTGATATTCATAGAGATCTGTTCGGCATAATGTGTGAACTACCCTTCTATGAAGTATCCTGTACGGCTATACCTTAGATGTTCCAATAAAGTTACAAAGAATTGAACTCTCTTCTACTATGCTTTCTTTTATCATGAATTATATGGAAGATAAGAAGCTTCATATAAAAGAAATCGCCTTAAGGGCCAAGATTAATGTGGTACACTATTTGATCAGATATTTACTCCTCCAGAGGCAATATAATCTTAAAGTCATCACTATAGACGATGTGGTCCCTTTAGAGTTACTATCTTATACTCTTGGATTTTTAGCTGGATAAAGTTAACAAAGAATGCCAAAATGAAAAGACATTTGATGATTAGAAGAAATTATTGAAGTGTTGTCATTATTGAAATGTTTTAAAGAATATTGATGACAAAGCGTCGATAGAGCATCTATCATGGTGTCGATGAAAGGAGAACGTGGTTTGGAGG encodes:
- the LOC131656783 gene encoding uncharacterized protein LOC131656783: MPAKEDWYLDSGCSNHMTGRKNSLGDLKLEGNNYVTLGDGEIREVKGVGKTEGHGIPNLNNVLLVQGLAANLISISQLCDEGFNVRRDTGSGSQSFRMSPQSSDESLVSDSATPKESSNPNRILKVVPWRMISSDEVKATKPKTTYAKRLKVGIHNKGTEPTVSATMEELSKKGSKYVHSAITRIVTRILKENHQAVHTVDSDLDEEEINKDEQGIAKNTNVTEDVNDIDDNEHPKANTETDTNVVGLDEYSDDELLTSLNPSVANRLMTRRKGKAVVQRSPKRSTQVKNPAKDVVRKKSTSAGPIKSKVVTKSKGVGPSKSWSKVIPKKIKEQEIVKPESDVEVNVPDTPSRKKSATSKLAANIPEVPIDNVSFHYASSASRWKYVLQKRLAVERELAPNALENKEVLELIQEAELLKTVCSLPKCYEKLVKEFVVNLSEDCGNNRSVDYRKVFVRGKCVSFSSSLINKFLRRTDEAQTELEVTDNQVCQVITAKQVNSWPLKEKLTASKLIIKYAMLHKIGAANWVPTNHKSAISTVLGRFLYDVGTYRAYIFEHMENIFLTKL